GCGTGATCTGGTCTTTACCGTGCTGTCGGTCACAGTGCTGTCGACCGTGGCCATGGTGCTGTACCCGATGCTGGCGCAACTGTTCCAGTTCGACGCGCGCGATTCCGGCGTTTTCCTGGGCGGCACCATTCATGACGTTGCCCAGGTCGTCGGCGCGGGCTTCTCGATCGGCCCCGAGACCGGAGAGACCGCCACGCTGGTCAAGCTGATCCGGGTTTCGATGCTTGCACCGGTGGTGCTGTGCTTTTCGCTCGTCATCCGGCAAAGGGGACTCGCCGATGCCGAAGCCGGGAAGAAACCGCCACTCTTGCCGGGCTTCGTGCTTGGTTTCCTGGCCCTGGCAACGTTGAACTCGATTGGCCTGATCCCGGCAATGATCGCGGATTGGGCCGGAGCTCTCAGCCGGTGGGCATTGCTGATCGCCATCGCTGCGGTGGGCATCAAGACCTCGCTTGGCCGCATGGTCGAGGTCGGGGCAGGTGCGATCGGGCTGATGGTGGCGGAAACCGTCTTCCTCGGTGCCTTCATTGTCACCGGCCTGCATTTTTTGGGATAAGTCATGAAACCGCTCGACCGCATCTTTGAGAACGCCCGTGCCATGCCGCGACATATCATCCTGCCGGAAGGGGGGGATCCGCGTGTGGCCGAGGCAGCCATGCGGTTGACCGAGCAGGGATTGGCGCGCGTGACCCTGATGGACGGTCCCGAGCTGCCCGGCGTCACTGGTCTGATCCCGGCGGATGCGCCTGATCTGGCAGAGCTTGCCGATCACTGGCACAGGATGCGGGCTTCGCGCGGCATGACGCCGGAACGGGCGTTGGAAGAGATGCGCGATCCGATCCGGCAGGCGGCCATGCGGGTGCGGCTTGGACAAGCCGACGGAACGGTCGGTGGTGCGGTCGCCACAACGGCCGATACGGTCCGCGCTGCGCTGCAGGTCATCGGGCGGGCCCCGAATGCCGGGGTGGTGTCGAGTTTCTTCCTGATGCTCTCTTGCGGTCCTGAGGCGCCGGTGAAGGGCGGCATGATCTTTGCCGATTGCGGCCTTGTCATCGAGCCCGACGCCGAGGAGCTCACGGCCATTGCCCGGGCTGCCGCCGCCTCCTGCCGCCGTCTGCTGACCGAGCCCCCACGGGTGGCGATGCTGAGCTTTTCGACCGCCGGTTCGGCCGATCATCCGAGCCTGACCCGAATTCGCGAGGCACTAGCCAGGATTCGCGCGGAGGAACCCGATCTCGAAATCGATGGAGAACTACAATTCGACGCGGCGCTCGACGATGCGATCCGTGCGAAGAAAGCTCCGCATAGCCGCCTGTCCGGTCGCCCGAACATCTTTGTCTTTCCCGATCTCGCGTCTGGCAATATC
This region of Paracoccus saliphilus genomic DNA includes:
- a CDS encoding YeiH family protein, which gives rise to MPPSLAMRLSSVPALKPMFPGFAVAALVAVSAQFLSEHYGAPAMLLALLLGLALNFLAEEGTRTAPGIEFTARTVLRLGVALLGARISVEMLAELGAAAIALVVAGVILTILFALLVARFVGRRWRFALLTGGSVAICGASAAMAIAAVLPRHEKSERDLVFTVLSVTVLSTVAMVLYPMLAQLFQFDARDSGVFLGGTIHDVAQVVGAGFSIGPETGETATLVKLIRVSMLAPVVLCFSLVIRQRGLADAEAGKKPPLLPGFVLGFLALATLNSIGLIPAMIADWAGALSRWALLIAIAAVGIKTSLGRMVEVGAGAIGLMVAETVFLGAFIVTGLHFLG
- a CDS encoding phosphate acetyltransferase — encoded protein: MKPLDRIFENARAMPRHIILPEGGDPRVAEAAMRLTEQGLARVTLMDGPELPGVTGLIPADAPDLAELADHWHRMRASRGMTPERALEEMRDPIRQAAMRVRLGQADGTVGGAVATTADTVRAALQVIGRAPNAGVVSSFFLMLSCGPEAPVKGGMIFADCGLVIEPDAEELTAIARAAAASCRRLLTEPPRVAMLSFSTAGSADHPSLTRIREALARIRAEEPDLEIDGELQFDAALDDAIRAKKAPHSRLSGRPNIFVFPDLASGNIGYKIAQRLGGLIAIGPILQGLNKPANDLSRGCTVDDIIAATAITALQAD